GTTTTCGGGCGCGGGGCCGCCGCCGTCCGGGCGCGGATCGACGGCTTCGGCCTGCAAAATGGCGTCGAAGCGTTCGATCCGCAGCTTGCGCGTCGCCGCGGCCGTCAGGCGCAGCGGCACCACCCGGCTGCCGGGATGGTCGAGCAGGTAGCGGTTGACCAGGCGGGCGAGCCCACCGACCTCGACCGGCACCAGCGGCAACACGCCGGCCTGACGGAAGAACGGTGGATCATCACCGACCGCCAGCGCCACATGGCAGGGCTGGTCGGACACAGTGAAGCTGAGCCCACCGACCTTGGCAGCGCCAGGCACCAGCACCTTCTGGTCGTTCTGCGCCAGCACCTCCACCGACACGGCACTGGCCGCCAGTGGGGCAAAACCCTGGTTGGCCGTCGTGATCGGCAAGGTATCGAGTGGCATCAGCGGTAGCCAGATGCCATCGCTGAGGATGCGGATACGGCCCGCCGCATTCGCCGTATTGGCCGCGAAGGCCAGGCCGGCAAGCGCGCGCTCCTCCGCCCATTCGGCGCGCACCCAGCGCGCGGCATTGTTGGGCAGATCGGCCACGTCGCCGCTGACTGTGACGCCGGTTGCGGCCTTGGTCGCGCCGCTGTCCGCCCGCAATGCGAGCGTGATCCGCTCCAGCTTGCGGCCCGGCGGCACTACCAGCTGCAACAGCAGGCCGTCGGCGCTGACCTCGAGCGCACGGCCGCTTGCCGGCTTATCGCTGCTCAACAATTGCACGGTAGCGTCGGCCATGGCGATTCCGCGTCAGGCCGCCGGATGATCCGGCGCAGCATCGGCAGCCAGCATTTCTTCCAGTACCTGGATCGCGCCACCGATGCGCAGCAGCGTCTGGCTCACCTCGTTGCTGCGGCGCTCCAGTTCGGCGAGCATCTGCTGGCCGGAATCGTATTCGTGGCGCAGTTCGGCAAGGCGGGCTTCAATCTGTGGCTTCATGGAGTTATCTCGATTGCGGGTGGGTCAGCTGCCAAACGCCAGCCAGGTTCCGGTGGCACCGTAGATCACGGTATCGTCCCAGGTTTGTACGGCAATGCGGAAACCGGTGCTGCTGATGTTCTCGGCCCAGGTTTTCAAGCGCAGGTTGCGGGTTTTCTCGGCATCGACGAAACCGATCGCGACCAGCACCGTGGGCGGGTTGCGAAAGCCACTGAGGCCGATATCAAAATACTTGATGGTCTTCTCGAAGCGACCGCCGCTATCCCAGTTGCCGCCGCGGATGACCACTGCGGAGGTCTGCCGGCCCCCATCGGCAAAGGTCAGCCCGCCACGCGCCACCAGTTCGCCTTGCACGTCGAGCTTGCCGTTGCCGCCCCATTCCTTGCCGATCACCATGCCGCTCTTGTTGAGCACGTAGAGCAGCTCGTCGCCGGCAATATGCAGGCGCCCCGGGCAGAACACCTGCTCGCTGGCCTTGATGCGGATGCTGCCTTCCACATGCAGCCGCGCCTGCGGGCTGGCGGTGCCAAGGCCGGTGTTGCCGTTGACGATCAGCGCCGGGATCGACAGCGTCTGCTGCGGAATCAGCGCCAGCTGGCTGCTGAGCGAGCTGATGCTGGTCGTCAGATCGCTGCGCGCCTTGTCGAGACTGGTCTTGCCCTGCTCCAGCCCGGCGAAGGCCCGATCGAGATCGGCCAATACATCGCGCGCGCCGATCTTGAGGCTGTCCTTCAGCGTGAGGCTGCGGGCGGCGATCTGCGCCTCCGGATCGATGCGGCTGCCGTCGATCGCCCGCTCGCGAATGCCCTCGCGCGGAATCGCCCGGCCCAGCGCGGTGTGATCGTGGTTGGCGATGTCGGTGCGCGCCAGCACCTGCGCGGTATTCCAGTCGTCCGCACGGATGATGTCGCCGGCCGATTTCTTCACATACGGCGCCACCGTGGCGCCGAGTTCGCCGGTCCTGAGG
This region of Chitinolyticbacter meiyuanensis genomic DNA includes:
- a CDS encoding H-type lectin domain-containing protein; the protein is MPDIKDNVLRTGELGATVAPYVKKSAGDIIRADDWNTAQVLARTDIANHDHTALGRAIPREGIRERAIDGSRIDPEAQIAARSLTLKDSLKIGARDVLADLDRAFAGLEQGKTSLDKARSDLTTSISSLSSQLALIPQQTLSIPALIVNGNTGLGTASPQARLHVEGSIRIKASEQVFCPGRLHIAGDELLYVLNKSGMVIGKEWGGNGKLDVQGELVARGGLTFADGGRQTSAVVIRGGNWDSGGRFEKTIKYFDIGLSGFRNPPTVLVAIGFVDAEKTRNLRLKTWAENISSTGFRIAVQTWDDTVIYGATGTWLAFGS